Sequence from the Deinococcus radiotolerans genome:
GCTCGCCCCACCTCCGGTTGGTTTACTTGATGCCGCTGTTGATTTCCTGGACGGCCTTGTCGAGGATCTGGCCGTAGTTCTGGTTGGCCTTCTGGACGCTCTGCGCGATGGCGTTGCTCCAGGGGCCCCACACGGCGCCCATCTGGGGCACGTTGGGCATGGGGGTGCCCATGCTGATGGTCTTGCCGAAGCCCTGCACGACGGGGTCGGCCTTCAGCTTGGTGCGGGCGCTGAGGCTGGCGGGGATGCGGCCGCCGGCCTTGTTGAACGCAACCTGCGCGTCAGAGGAGCTGATCTGCTTGGCGAACTGCGCAGCGACCGTCTTGTTCTTGCTGTAGGCGTTGAGCATGGTGCCCTGCACGCCCACGAAGGGGCTCCACTTGCCGGTCGCGCCGGGAGGGGTGGGGAAGGCGGTGATGCCGTAGTTGATGCCGGCCTTCTTGATGTCGCCCATGTCCCAGGGGCCGGTGAGGAACATCGCCAGGCGGCCCTGCACGAACGCGCTCTTGGCAGCGTCGCCGTTCACGCCTTCGGGCACGAGGTTGTACTTGTAGCGCAGGTCGTTCAGGAACGCGCTGGCCTTGTCGGCGCCGGCGTTGGCGAGGCCCACGTCCTTGACGTTCAGGGTACCGCCGTTGTTCTTGAAGACGTAGCCGCCGTAGGCGCTGATGATGCCGTACTGCATGTAGGCGTTGCTCAGGTCAGCGAGGTAGCCGAACTTGCCACTGCCGGTGTTCTTCTGCGCGGCGGCCAGGAACGCACTCCAGGTGGTGGGGGCGCTGGGGACCAGGGCCTTGTTGTACACGACGGCGACTGCTTCGGCGAACATGGGGATGCCAAACAGCTTGCCCTGGTAGGTCATGGCGTTCAGGGCGGTCTTGTCCAGGTCGGTGCGGCTGGTGACGTACTTGTCCATGGGCTCGATCACGCCGGCGGCGGCCAGCTGGCCGAGGCGGTCGTGCGGCTGGGTGGTCATCAGGTCGGGGCCCTGGCCCTTGGGGGCGCTCTGGATGAACTTGTCGGTCATCTCGCCGAAGGGCACGCTGACGACGTTCACGGTGTTGCCGGTCTTCGCCTTGAAGTCGGCGGCCTGGCTGCGCAGCCACGCGAGTTCGCTGTCGCCGAAGTGGGTCCACACGGTGATGGTGGCGGCGCTGGCCTGGCCGAGCAGGGCAAGGGAGAGAACAGTCAGAGCTTTTTTCATATGTCTCCTTGATGGGCGCGACTGTGAATCGCTTCCATTTCGAGGGATCGGTTCTGGTTCCATCGGCCTTCCACGGCAGGGAGGCTCCCGGGGTGTGCGCAGCTGAGCGTCCGCGCCTCGTGATTCTTCTGGTTGCTCGCCCAACAGTATAAGGCGAAAGTGGTGCCTTGACAATGGGGTGACAACGACAATTTCCCCGTCCCAGTCAGGAAGAAATCAGTTCTTCCCCGGGCATGACGGCCCGGGGCAGCATTCTGTCGGCTGGATGAACAAAATGGAAACTGGAAGCGGTTCACAGAATCCTAACCTTCGCACTGAGCCTTTGAACATCCCCCGATGAGTCCATCCCGACTGGAATCCATGGAAGCGGGTTAGACAGACCGCGCCCGCAAGGTTGGCGGAAGCGGGCTTCCGGGATCGGCTTATGAATCGCCCCTCGTCGCTCGGCGCATTTGTTCGCCGCCACACCCAATGCGCGCGGTCTCCACCACTGCACCACTTGCCGTTCTGTCCTGACCGAGCGGTCAGGGTGCAGGCGTATACTGCGCGGCATGTCGTCCGCCGCCCCCTCGCCCGCTCCGGCCGCGCCCGGGCGCACCAAACTGATCCTCTTCCTGACGATCTTCATCGCCATGCTGGGCCTGAGTGTCCTCTTCCCCATCATCGCCCCACTGGGCCGGGAACTGGGCCTGACCGAAACGCAGACCGGCTGGTTCTCCACCGGGTACTCCCTGATGCAGTTCATTTTCTCGCCCATCTGGGGGGGCCGCAGCGAACGCGTGGGCCGCAAACCCATCCTGCTGATGGGCCTCGTGGGCTTCTCCCTCAGTTTCGGTCTGTTCGGCGTACTCGCCCAGGCGGGCCTGAACGGCGCCCTGGGCGGCACCCTGCTGTTCGGCCTGCTCGTCGCCTCGCGCGTGCTGGGCGGCATGCTGTCCAGCGCCACGCTGCCCACCGCGCAGGCCATGATGGCCGACCTCAGCAGCGCCAAGGACCGCGCCGCCAGCCTCGGCCTGATCGGCGCGGCGTTCGGACTGGGCGTCGTGTTCGGCCCGGCCATCGGCGCCGCCCTGAGCGGCATCAGCCTGACCGCCCCGGTGTTCTTCAGCGCCGCGCTGGGCCTGATCACCGCGCTCGTCGCGTGGCGCACCCTGCCCGAAACCCGCCAGAGCGGCGCGAAACCCGCCGCGAAAGGCAGCCGGCGCGCGCTGCTCGCACAGCCCACCGTGCTGCTGCTGCTGGCCATCAGCGCCCTGTCCACCCTGGCCAGCGTGGGCATGGAACAGACCATCGGCTTCTACGTGCAGGACACCCTGCGCCTCACGCCCGAGGGGGCCGCGCGCACCGTGGGCATCATGCTGACGCTGTTCGGCTTCGTGGCCGCGCTCGTGCAGGGCGGCGCCATCCGGCCACTGGCGAAGAAGCTGCCCACCACGCCCCTGGTCACCGCTGGCCTGCTGATCATGGGCGCCGGCATGCTGCTGGTGCCCACCGCGCACGCCTTCTGGCCCATCACGCTGGCCCTGGCGGTCGTGGGCGTGGGCAGCGCCATCCTGAGCCCCAGCCTCAGCGCGGGCCTGAGCCTCTCGGCCGGAGAGGACCTCCAGGGCACCATGGCCGGCCTGAACAGCAGCGCCCTGGCCCTGGGCCGCATGACCGGCCCGCTGCTCAGCACCGGGTTGTACCAGACGGTCAGTCACGCCGCGCCCTACGTCCTGAGCGGCAGCGTCCTGCTGGCCCTGCTGGCAGTCGTGCTGCTGATCCGCCCGAAGGTGCAGCCCGCCGCCGCGTAACGCGGCGCTGTGAAGGGCGGGCTGATCCTGTGGGGGTCAGCCCGCCGCTGCACCCAGGCCAGCGTGCCGGGCGTGTAGCCTTGGACGTCCTGCCGGGCCGCGCGTACACTGCCCGGATGACTGATGCACGCCGCCCCCGCACCGCCCGCGACCGACCCGACCCATTCAACCCGGCCCGCGAGGTCGCCGTGCGGGTGCTGCTGCGCGTGATCGACGCCGACGCCTTCGCAGCGCCCGCCCTGGACGCCGCGCTGCAGGAGGCCCGATTGCCCGCGCGTGACGCGGGACTGGCCACGCACGTCGTGTACGGCGCGCTGCGGCACGCGCCCAGCCTGACCCGCGCGCTCGACGCGCGCCTGACCGGCGACACGCACCCAAAGACCCGCGCGGTCCTGCTGGCCGGGGCATTCGAGCGGCTGTTCCTGGGCACCCCGCCGCACGCGGTGGTCAGCGAGTACGTGAACCTCGCGCGCGGCGCGCGCCTGGCGCCCCCCGGTCTGGTGAACGCCGTGCTGCGCCGCCTGGAGAGCCTGAGCCCTGCGGAGGAGATCCCCGATGAGATGCCCGCGTGGCTGGCGGACGTGTACCGCCGCGCGTACGGCGAGCAGGCGCAGGCGGTGCTGGCGAACCTGCTGGAGCCGCAACCCCTGTGGCTGAGCCTCAGCGACGCGGGCGTCCGCGCCCTGGAAGACGAGGGGAGCGTCCTGGACGGGGGCGTGCAGGGCGTGGACCGCGTAGCCCTGGACCGCCCGCTGAGGCAGACCGCCGCGTTCCAGCAGGGGCAGGCGCAGCCGATCAACCCGGCCAGCCTCGCCTGCGTGGACGCCCTGGGCGACGTGACGGGCGAGCGCGTGCTGGACTTGGCGGGCGGCGCGGGCGTGAAGGCCGCGATGCTCGCCACGCGCGGCGCGCAGGTGACCAGCGTGGACGTTGTGGCCCGCAAGCACGACCTCGCCCGCGCAAACCTGAAGCGCCTGGGCCTGAACGCGCAGTTCATCACGCACGACCTGACCCAGCCGCTGGCCGCAGAGCCCGCGCGCGCCGTGCTGCTGGACGCCCCCTGCACCGGCAGCGGCACCCTGCGCAGCCACCCGGAGATCAAGCTGCGCCTCACGCCGGACGCCGTGCAGGGCATGGCGGCTCTTCAGGCGCGGATGCTGCCGAACGCCGCCGCGCTGGTGCGGCCCGGCGGGACGCTGGTGTACTCGGTGTGTTCCGTCACGCCGCAGGAAGGGCCGGAAGTCGTGCAGGCGTTCCTGGACGCGCACCCGGAGTTCAGCGCGCAGCCGGTCCCGAATCTGGAGGTGCCGCACGTGCCCGCCGGGCCGGGCGTCCTGACCGTACCGGTGGACGGCGTGGACGGGTTCTTCATCGCGCGCCTCCAACGCCGCGCCTGAACGGTCAGGGTAGGCTGCGCGCATGCGCCTCTTCCCTGCCCTGACCCTGACCGCGCTGCTTGCCAACCTGCCGCTTGCATCGGCGCAGACACCCCCGAACTGCGCCCTGGCCAACGCCGTGGACAGCGGCAGCTACGCCACCCTGACGATCACGGTATGGTCGGAAGCGGACGAGGACAACGCCGCTGCAAACTGGGCCGACTGCCGCGCCTCGGCGCTGCGCCGCACCCTGACCGGCCAGCCGAACCTCAGCGCACGCATGGACGGCCTGCGCCGACAGGTGCAGCAGATGCGGGCTCTGGAAGGTCAGTTCGCGGGCATCCGCGCGGGGGGTGGCACGCTGTACTCGCACGCCATTCCCCGCGCCTTTCCGTACCTGGAAGAGCAACTGGCGAGCCTCGCGGCGCTGGCCAGCACCAGCCTGGGCGCGCAGACTGGACAGGGGTACGTGACGCTGATCGCGCAGGCGCGCAGGGAACACGCAGCTTACGTGGCGACGCTGAGGGCATACAAGCCCGCGCCGGACGAGACCTACACGCTGTACAGCGCGGCCGAATGGAAAACCCTGGTGAACCGCTACGAGGCGCTGGGCCGCGCGGTCATGGGGACACTGGGCAGCCGGGGCGACGCGGCCACCGTGCTGGGCTACACCCTGCTGAACACCACCCTGTTTCCTGCCGACGGCGACTATTAAGCCGGACACAGCCGCAGCGGGTGGGTCCAGGGGCCCAACACGGCCACTGAACGTGCGGATTGCAGGCGGATCATGGGCTCACCTGAGACGGAGGGGCGCGGCGGTCGGAGGCCGGCAGTTTCCAGCCCAGACGGGGGTATGAGAATGACAGTGTCCGGGCCGCGCAAGGCGGCCCGGGCACTGGGTGTGGGGGTTACTGGCTGAGCGCGGCGTCGAGGGCAATCTCGATCATGGCGTTGAAGGTCAGCTGGCGTTCCTCGGCGGTGGTTTCCTCGCGGGTGACGAGGTGGTCGCTGATGGTCAGGACGGTCAGGGCCTTCACGCCGTGCTTGGCGGCCAGGGTGTACAGCCCAGCGGCTTCCATCTCGACGGCGAGCACGCCGTAGTCCGCCCAGATTTTGTACTGGTCGAAATCGTCGTGGTAGAAGGTGTCGCTGCTCATGATGTTGCCGACGTGCGTGGCGTGGCCGCGTTCACGCGCGATCTGGTAGGCGCGCATCAGCAGGTCGAAGTCGGCAATCGGGGCGTAGTTCTTCGCGCCGAAGCGGATGTTGTTGATGTTGCTGTCGGTGCAGGCGGCCTGAGCGAGGACGATGTCGCGGACGTGCACGTCCGCCTGGTAGCTGCCGGCGGTGCCGACGCGGATGAGGTTCTTGCAGCCGTACTCGGTGATGAGTTCACTGACGTAGATCATGGAGCTGGCGATGCCCATGCCGGTGCCCTGCACGCTGACCTTCTGGCCTTTGTACGTGCCGGTGTAGCCGTGCATGCCGCGCACGGTGTTGTGCAGCACGGGGTCGGTCAGGAAGGTCTCGGCGATGTGCTTGGCGCGCAGGGGGTCGCCGGGCAGCAGGACGGTTTCGGCGATCTGGCCGGGTTGTGCGTTCAGGTGGATACTCATGACCCCTGAGCCTATCAAGTTCCGGCGCGGGTGTGAACGAGCGGGTGCGGTCAGGCCGGCATGAGGCTGGCGCGGACAGCCCGGGTGAAGGCGGGCACGTCTGGGGTGCTGCCCTGCGCGAGTTCGGGGCGTCCGCCGCCCTTGCCGCCACTCTCGGTCAGCGCGGCGCGCAGCAGGGTGCCGGCGTTCACGTCCGGGTGCGCGCTGCCAATGCCCACGCGGCCGGTCTCCGTGACGGCCGTGACCACCTCACCGGGCTGAAGGTCAGTCAGGGCCGCCTGGAGTCCGGCCGGGTCGGTCAGGGTCACGACGCGCAGACGGACCGTGCCGTGCGTTTCGGCGGGGGTCGAGTCCCGCTGCGTGCGGGCCAGGGTGGCGTGCAGGGCGTCCAGCTGCGCGGCCAGCGCGGCGCGCTCGGCAGTCAGGGCCTCGACCCGTTCGGGCAGGCGCTCGACCGGCACGCTGAAGCCCTGCGCGAGGCGGCGGGCGTCCGCGTATACGCCGCTCAGGTAGGTACCGGCTTCCTCGCCGGCCATGAAGGTCACGCGAGTCACGCCGCCCTTGATGCGCTCGGTACGCAGGATCACGACCGGGGCGGCCATGCTGGCGCGCGGGACGTGCGTGCCGCCGCAGGCGCTCACGTCAAAGGGCGTGCCGTCCGCCTGGCGG
This genomic interval carries:
- the deoD gene encoding purine-nucleoside phosphorylase produces the protein MSIHLNAQPGQIAETVLLPGDPLRAKHIAETFLTDPVLHNTVRGMHGYTGTYKGQKVSVQGTGMGIASSMIYVSELITEYGCKNLIRVGTAGSYQADVHVRDIVLAQAACTDSNINNIRFGAKNYAPIADFDLLMRAYQIARERGHATHVGNIMSSDTFYHDDFDQYKIWADYGVLAVEMEAAGLYTLAAKHGVKALTVLTISDHLVTREETTAEERQLTFNAMIEIALDAALSQ
- a CDS encoding alanyl-tRNA editing protein, whose product is MTRPLYYDSTLFTFTGTVTHAQGQEVALDATALYPDAGGQAADTGTLRWDGGEARVTGSRRDKTSGLIWHTLDGAAPPVGDTVRGEVDADRRWRHMQRHSAEHLLAQAFVQVNPVFEVVAVNMNAPECTIDLNGDPAESHVRAAEQLLREMLGRGDLTLDTPVVPEQDLPRHPLRRQSKVRGDTRLVIYRQADGTPFDVSACGGTHVPRASMAAPVVILRTERIKGGVTRVTFMAGEEAGTYLSGVYADARRLAQGFSVPVERLPERVEALTAERAALAAQLDALHATLARTQRDSTPAETHGTVRLRVVTLTDPAGLQAALTDLQPGEVVTAVTETGRVGIGSAHPDVNAGTLLRAALTESGGKGGGRPELAQGSTPDVPAFTRAVRASLMPA
- a CDS encoding RsmB/NOP family class I SAM-dependent RNA methyltransferase produces the protein MTDARRPRTARDRPDPFNPAREVAVRVLLRVIDADAFAAPALDAALQEARLPARDAGLATHVVYGALRHAPSLTRALDARLTGDTHPKTRAVLLAGAFERLFLGTPPHAVVSEYVNLARGARLAPPGLVNAVLRRLESLSPAEEIPDEMPAWLADVYRRAYGEQAQAVLANLLEPQPLWLSLSDAGVRALEDEGSVLDGGVQGVDRVALDRPLRQTAAFQQGQAQPINPASLACVDALGDVTGERVLDLAGGAGVKAAMLATRGAQVTSVDVVARKHDLARANLKRLGLNAQFITHDLTQPLAAEPARAVLLDAPCTGSGTLRSHPEIKLRLTPDAVQGMAALQARMLPNAAALVRPGGTLVYSVCSVTPQEGPEVVQAFLDAHPEFSAQPVPNLEVPHVPAGPGVLTVPVDGVDGFFIARLQRRA
- a CDS encoding MFS transporter, with product MSSAAPSPAPAAPGRTKLILFLTIFIAMLGLSVLFPIIAPLGRELGLTETQTGWFSTGYSLMQFIFSPIWGGRSERVGRKPILLMGLVGFSLSFGLFGVLAQAGLNGALGGTLLFGLLVASRVLGGMLSSATLPTAQAMMADLSSAKDRAASLGLIGAAFGLGVVFGPAIGAALSGISLTAPVFFSAALGLITALVAWRTLPETRQSGAKPAAKGSRRALLAQPTVLLLLAISALSTLASVGMEQTIGFYVQDTLRLTPEGAARTVGIMLTLFGFVAALVQGGAIRPLAKKLPTTPLVTAGLLIMGAGMLLVPTAHAFWPITLALAVVGVGSAILSPSLSAGLSLSAGEDLQGTMAGLNSSALALGRMTGPLLSTGLYQTVSHAAPYVLSGSVLLALLAVVLLIRPKVQPAAA
- a CDS encoding sugar ABC transporter substrate-binding protein is translated as MKKALTVLSLALLGQASAATITVWTHFGDSELAWLRSQAADFKAKTGNTVNVVSVPFGEMTDKFIQSAPKGQGPDLMTTQPHDRLGQLAAAGVIEPMDKYVTSRTDLDKTALNAMTYQGKLFGIPMFAEAVAVVYNKALVPSAPTTWSAFLAAAQKNTGSGKFGYLADLSNAYMQYGIISAYGGYVFKNNGGTLNVKDVGLANAGADKASAFLNDLRYKYNLVPEGVNGDAAKSAFVQGRLAMFLTGPWDMGDIKKAGINYGITAFPTPPGATGKWSPFVGVQGTMLNAYSKNKTVAAQFAKQISSSDAQVAFNKAGGRIPASLSARTKLKADPVVQGFGKTISMGTPMPNVPQMGAVWGPWSNAIAQSVQKANQNYGQILDKAVQEINSGIK